The genome window GATGCGACCCACCCTGCTCTTGTGCAGCCTGCTTTCGACCATTGCGGCCATACGGGTGCTCGAGGAGATCATCGTTTTCACCGGAGGCAGCGGTGGGCCGCTCAACAGCACCTACACCGCCTTGCTTTATGTCTACAACAAGAGTTGGGGCAATATGCTCAACGCCAACTTCGGGGTGGCCGGGGCGGCCGGGTTGCTGATTGCCCTGGTAGGGTTTGCCCTGAGCTACGTCAACTTTCGCCTGACCCGTGAAGAAAGGAGCGAGCGATGAGCCCACAGACCCAGGAAGCGGCCCGTTTGCGGGCTCGAGCCGCCCTGCGCAAGGGGCTCGGCACCGCTTTGAGCTACGCGCTCATGCTGCTGATACTGGCCTTTGCCATCTTTCCTTTTTTGTGGACGCTGGCCATTTCGATTACCGATAAACAGGCCAGTGGCATTAGCATCTACGACTTTCCCAGCAGCCTGTTTCCTCCAGCCGTCACGCTGGGTAACTTTTTCGAGGTCATCACCAAACTCAACCTGGGCAAGTATTTCCTCAACTCGGTCATCATCACCGCACTGACGGTGGTTGGAACCCTGGTGGTCTCGGCCCTGGCAGCCTATCCGCTGGCCCGCTTGCAGTTTCCGGGCCGAGCCCTGATTTTTGGTGCCATTGTTTCGACCCTGGTCTTGCCGACCGAGATTGCCTTTATCGTCAATGTGCTGACGCTGCGCGATCTGGGACTTTTGGGCACGTATGCAGGGGTGGTGCTGCCCATCATCGCAACAGCCTTTGGCATCTTTCTGATGCGCCAGGCTTACCTGGCCATTCCCGGCACCCTGATGGAAGCGGCCCGCATAGATGGCGCTACCGAGCTACAAATCCTGTGGCGGGTGATGATTCCCCTTTCGGTGCCCTCGCTGACCGCCTTGGGCATCTTTACCCTGGTGGGCACCTGGAATGCCTTTTTCTGGCCCTCGGTGGCCCTCCTGACCAACGACGACCTATTGCCCATGTCGGTAGCGATTCTCAAGCTCAAGGGTCAGTTCAACTACGACGTGTTCAACGTGGCCGCAGGGGCCATGATTATGATGATTCCGGTACTGGTGGTGTTTTTCATGGCCCAGCGCTTCTTCATGCGGGGCATGGAAGGGGCCGTAAAGGGCTGAATAGGTCAGGCGCACGAACCCAACCGGATAGCGCTTAGGAGGTACGGGACATCTGCCGAAGGGCCAGATGAACGCCAGGCTGCTCAGTGGTTCGGGTAGATTGAGAAACAGGTTGCCATCCGACGTATGAAGCGAGTTCTACTGCTGCCAGCCGATACCAGACCCGTAACCCTCGAGCTGCCCCACCAACTGGCGCGGGTAGCGGGGCTGGAGATGCGCTCGCCTGCACTGGAAATTTTGAACCGGATGAACGAACCGGGAAATACCGCGGCCCTTGCGGAGTGGTTGCGGCGGGAGGCGCCTGTGGCCGATGTGGCCATCGTAAGCCTGGAAACCCTCTGTTTGGGGGGTATGATTCCGGCCCGACGGGTCTCGGATAGCCTGGAAGCGACATTGCAGCGCCTCGAGGTTCTGCGGGAGATCAAGCACAAGCACCCCGGTCTGCGCATCCTGGCCCATGGTGTGGTGGTTCGGGTGGCCCACGACAACGACCCCTTGGAGGAAAAGCCCTACTACGGCGAATGGGGGGCGGCGTTGCGCAAGGTTTCGGAGTGGATGGATCGCCTGGAGCGGCAGCAGGCCGCTGGGCAAGCGCTGGGCGATGCGCCGATGGAGCTGGATCGGGCTCGCTTGCACCTGCCCAAAGAGGTTTTGCAGGACTGGCTCGAGACCCGCGAGCGCAACCATGCCCTGCATATGGCGGCAATTGACCTGCTCAACGAGGGCATCCTCGAGCATCTGTGCCTCACCCTGGACGACACCACCCCCTATGGCCTGGCGGCCCGGGATCGAAGGCGGCTCGAGGCCCGCCTGGACGAACTGGGCCTGTGGAGCGAGGCCGATATCTACCCTGGGGCCGACGAGGTAGCCTGCACCTTGCTGGCAAGGGCCCTGGTCAACCACTCCGGGCGCAGAACCAGGGTCTTGGTGCGTTACCCTTCGGTGCTGGCGGAGCAGGCGGAGATGCTGTATGAAGATCGCCCGCTGGGGGAACTGGTCAGGGCCCATGTGCGGGCTGCGGGAGGCTTGATGGTGCAGACAGTAGAGGAGGCCGACCTGGTTCTGGCCGTGAACGCACCTGCCATCCGGCAAGCCCACCACCAGCCCGACTTTGAGACGGTGGATACTGCAGCCCGCCACCTGCCCGACTTTGTAGACCGTCTGGTGGCCGACCAGGCCGCCGGCCGGATGGTGGCGGTGGCCGATGTGGCCTATGCCAACGGGGCCGAGAACCGCTTCGTGCAATTGTTGTTGCAGTCGGTGAACCTTCCGGGGCTGGCCGGTTTTGCAGCCTGGAATACCGCTGGCAATAGCCTGGGTAGCGCCCTCGCAACAGGAATTTGCGCTTTGTATGGCGACGACCCGGTCTCGCTGGCCGAGGCCAATTTTTCCCGGTTGGTGGACGACTGGCTTTATCAGAGCCGGGTGCGCCCAGAGGTACACGACAAACTAACCGAGGAAATCGGTAAGCCGCCCAGCCCCTTCGACCTGGGCGACCTTAAGTGGGGGGCCGAGCTCGCCATTGATCAGCGTCTTACCCCTTTGGCCTATGGGCTTTGGCAGCAGTTTTTCGCTCCCAGTCTGCCGGGGGTAAAGCTGGAGTGGAACCGCCCCAGGCTGGCCTGGCCGCGTTTGTTTACCGGAGTGTTTCCGTTGCGCCTGGTACGGGAGGATGGGTAATGCAGGATTTGCAGCGTTTGTGGGTTCGCTGGAAGGAGTTATTGGCCTGGCAGAACCTGGAAGCCCAGCCCATTAGAGGGGAGTTTCAGGCTGCGGGTGGCCCCCGGGTCTCCATCCAGCCCGGTGACCTATGGCCTGATCGTAGCTTTCCGGTACGCTTCTTTTTTGAGGTCACCGTACCCCCACCCTGGGCTGGGAAACCTGTCTGGATTCGCATCAAACCGGGGGGGGAGGGTTTGTTGCTCGCTAACGACAGGCCCCTGGGGGGGCTTAACCCTTACCACGCCGAGTACCCTTTGCTGGAACCTGCACAGGGAGACGAAAAGATACGCCTCGAGGTCGAGGCGGTGCCCAAAGGGGTGTTTGGTAGTCCAGTGCAAGAACCCCGGCTCGAGCAGGCCACCTTACTGGTGCCCGACCTCCAGGTGCGGGCTTTATGCACCGACCTGGCCTGCGCGCTGGAGGCGGTGCCATACCTTGCCCCCGACCTGGCCCAACACCTGCTGGACGTGCTGAGCGAAACCTTTTCCCGTATCGAGCTGCCGCGCAGCCCGGCACAGGCCTACCTGAACCAGCTCGAGCGTTCGGCCTGGGCTCAGGAAACCGCCAAGCTGTGGGAGGAGTGGCGCTTCGAGGGGCCGGGCCTTCCCTTGCAAGAGGGGCACCGAAAAAGCCTCGAGGCCGCTCGAGACTTCTTCCGGCAAGCCCTGGCGCACCTCCGCCAACGCTACCCAGCCTCCGGCAAGCTCTTGCTCTCCGGGCATGCCCACATAGACCTGGCCTGGCTGTGGCCCATCGCCGAGACCCGGCGCAAGATCCGCCGTACCTTTGCTACGGTGCTGCACCTGATGGAGCGTTATCCCGAGCTCCATTTCAACCAGTCCAGCGCCCAGGCTTATGCCTGGCTCGAGCAGGACGCCCCGGCGTTGTTTGAACAGGTGAGGGCACGGGTGCAGGAGGGGCGCTGGGAGCTGGTGGGTGGCATGTGGGTGGAGCCCGATGGCCAGCTGCTTTCGGGGGAGTCCTGGGTGCGGCAGTTGCTCTATGGACAGCGCTACTTTCAGCAGAAGTTCGGCATCCGGGCCCAGGTGGCCTGGTTGCCCGACACCTTCGGTTTTGCCGCCAACCTGCCCCAGCTTTTGAAGCAGGCGGGCCTCCCTTACTTTTTCACCACCAAGCTCAACTGGAACGAGACCAACCCCTTTCCCCACGACCTCTGGGAGTGGGAGGGCCTGGACGGCTCGAGGGTGCTGGCCCACGGCTTCTGGAACCCCAACGAGGGCTATAACGGGCGGCTGGAAGCCCTCGATCTGGCGGGCACCTGGAAGAACTTCAAGGGCAAGCGCTACCACGATACCTCGCTGCTTACCTTTGGCTATGGCGATGGCGGTGGCGGCCCCAGCGCCGAGATGATGGAGCGCTACGCCCGTTACCGCGAATTCCCCGGCCTGCCCAGCGTGGAGATTGGGCGGATAGATGGGTTTTACCGGGGCGTGGAGCGCAGGGGGGCCGGGCTTGGTGAAGCTCAGGGTACTCGCAACGGACAGGGGGCAGGGGAGAAGGGGGAAGAAAATGGCGAGGGCTTTATGGGGCCCTGGCCGCTGCCAACCTGGAGTGGGGAACTCTACCTCGAGCTGCACCGGGCCACCTACACCACCCAGGCCGCCCTCAAAGCGCTCAACCAGCGCCTCGAGCAAACCCTGCTGGAGGCGGAGATGGCCTGGACGCTGGCTTCCCTCAAGAAAATAGACCCCCGCCTGACCCTGGATGAACCCAGCTATCCGGCGCGCGACCTCGAGGGTCTCTGGAAGGTCTTGTTGCTGCACCAGTTCCACGACATCCTGCCGGGCTCCAGCATTCACAGCGTGCCAAAGGAGGCGGCCGAAAGCCTGCGGGTGGCCCTGATTCAGGCCGAGGAAGTGCGGCAGGAGGCCCTGGGGCTGCTTTCGGCGGAGGTGCGCAAGGTGCACCCCGAGGCGGTGGCGCATCTGGTGGTGTGGAACCTGAGCACCTCGCCGCGCCCCTTGCGGTTCAAGCTCCTTCGCCCCACCGAGCAGTTCTTCCGCTTGCTCACCAGCACCGGCAACGAGGTACCCTACCAGGAGTCAGGCCCCTATATCCTGATCGCTGCCGAGGAGACCGTGCCGGCCCTGGGCTACCTGGCTTTGGCGGTGGTAGGTCATCTAGACGCCCGCCGAACTCCTGCGGTGCGGGTCAAGGGCCTCGAGCGGGTGCTGGAAAACCAACATCTGCGGCTGGAGGTGGCCCCGGATGGCACCATAAGCCGCCTCTACGACAAAGACCACCGGCGCGAGGTGCTGGCCGGACGCGGCAATCAGATCTGGGTTTATACCGATGTGCCGCGCTACTGGGAAGCCTGGGATCTGGACGCTTCGTATGTCCGGGAGGGCCGCGAAATCCCCGCCACCCAGGTCAAGCTGATTGAGGGAGGCCCCATGCGGGCCGGTATCTGGGTGGAGCGCAAAATAGGCGCGTCGCGCCTCGAGCAGACCTACTGGCTGTGGGGCGGTTCGCGTCGCCTGGAGATCGAGACCACCGTCCACTGGCAGGAGCGCCGCACCCTGCTCAGGGCTTTGTTTCCAGTAAACGTGCGAAGCCATGAAGCCTGGTTCGACACCGCTTTTGGTGCCGTGCCGCGACCTACCCACACCAACACCGGTTGGGATGCAGCCCGTTTCGAGGTTCCGGCCCTGCGCTGGGCCGATCTGAGCGAGGCCGGGTATGGGGTGAGCCTGCTGGGCGGCTTCAAACACGGCTACAGCGCCCGAGGGAACGTGCTGGGTCTGTCGCTCCTGCGGGGGGCCATCTGGCCCGATCCGCTGGCCGATGTGGGCGAGCACCATTTCAGCTATGCGCTCTATCCGCACCCAGGGGACTGGCGCAGCGGAACGGTGGCCCAGGCCGAAGACTTCCTGGCCCCCTTGTTGTCGCTGGCCCTGCCGGTGCATGCCGGAGGCCAGCCTTCCAGTCGCCAGTTTTTGCGCCTGTCGCCCTCGAGCCTGCGCATAGCCGCGTTCAAGCGGGCCGAGGAGGGCTTTGGCTACATTTTGCGGCTCTACGAGGCGCATGGTGGACGGGGTGAGGTGGAGCTCGACCTTACGGCCCTGGGCATTCGCAGTGCCAGCCGGGTGAACCTGCTGGAAGAAACGGAAAAAACCCTTTCCCTGCGGAACGGTCACCTGACCCTTTCCTATGCCCCCTATCAGGTGATTACCCTGAAACTGGAGCTGTAGATGACAGTGCTCGCAGGTACACTGATAACCCCCAAGCTGTCCTATTCGGGCCGTATTGTGTTCTCGGAGCAGGTCGAGGCTCTGGAGCCACTGGATGCCGCCCAGGACTGCCCAGAACGCTACATTCTTCCGGGTTTTATAGACCTGCACGTGCATGGGGGGGGTGGGGCCGACTGCATGGATGGGGAGCAGGCCGTGCGACAGATGGCCCGTTTCCACGCCCAGCATGGCACCACTGCCCTGCTCGCTACCACCGTCACGGCGCCGCTGGAGGAGCTCGAGGCCGCCCTAAGGGGCATCGCTGCAGTGGTGCACAACCCCGGCCCCGGCGAGGCGCGGGTGCTGGGGGTGCACCTGGAGGGGCCGTTTATCAGCCCGGAAAGGCTGGGGGCCCAGCCGCCCTACACCCTCGAGCCCAGCATCGCAATCATGCGCTACCTGCTTTCCCTGGCCCCAATTCGAGTGGTGACGCTGGCCCCCGAACGGCCGGGGGCGCTCGAGCTAATCCGCTTCCTGACCGAGCAGGGGGTGCGGGTGCAGCAAGGCCACACAGCGGCCACCTACGCCCAGTCGCTAGCAGGTTTTGAGGCCGGGGCCCAGGGTTTTACCCATTTCTACAACGCCATGACCCCCCTGCGCCACCGCGAGCCAGGGGTGGTGGGGCTGGGCCTCGAGCGCGCCCGCTGGGCCGAGGTTATCCCGGACGGACTGCACGTGCACCCGGCGGCCATCCGTGCGCTGGCCCGAGCCATCCCCCAGACCTATGCTGTAACCGATGCGGTGGCTGCCGCAGGACGGCCCGAGGGGGAGTACCGGTTGGGGCGGCACCGCGTCTACAAGAAAAGCCAGGGGGTTTTCCTGGCCGATGGCACCCTGGCTGGGAGCGCTCTTACCATGGACAGGGCTGCGTATAATCTGCGCTGCTGGGGCTATACCGTGCCTGAGGTGATGCAGATAACCTCGAGCTTTGCCGCCCAATACCTGGGAATCCCGCATGGGCTGGAAATAGGCCGGCCCGCCGACCTGGTAGTGCTCGACGAGCAGT of Meiothermus sp. contains these proteins:
- a CDS encoding carbohydrate ABC transporter permease; this translates as MSPQTQEAARLRARAALRKGLGTALSYALMLLILAFAIFPFLWTLAISITDKQASGISIYDFPSSLFPPAVTLGNFFEVITKLNLGKYFLNSVIITALTVVGTLVVSALAAYPLARLQFPGRALIFGAIVSTLVLPTEIAFIVNVLTLRDLGLLGTYAGVVLPIIATAFGIFLMRQAYLAIPGTLMEAARIDGATELQILWRVMIPLSVPSLTALGIFTLVGTWNAFFWPSVALLTNDDLLPMSVAILKLKGQFNYDVFNVAAGAMIMMIPVLVVFFMAQRFFMRGMEGAVKG
- a CDS encoding DUF4127 family protein, with the translated sequence MKRVLLLPADTRPVTLELPHQLARVAGLEMRSPALEILNRMNEPGNTAALAEWLRREAPVADVAIVSLETLCLGGMIPARRVSDSLEATLQRLEVLREIKHKHPGLRILAHGVVVRVAHDNDPLEEKPYYGEWGAALRKVSEWMDRLERQQAAGQALGDAPMELDRARLHLPKEVLQDWLETRERNHALHMAAIDLLNEGILEHLCLTLDDTTPYGLAARDRRRLEARLDELGLWSEADIYPGADEVACTLLARALVNHSGRRTRVLVRYPSVLAEQAEMLYEDRPLGELVRAHVRAAGGLMVQTVEEADLVLAVNAPAIRQAHHQPDFETVDTAARHLPDFVDRLVADQAAGRMVAVADVAYANGAENRFVQLLLQSVNLPGLAGFAAWNTAGNSLGSALATGICALYGDDPVSLAEANFSRLVDDWLYQSRVRPEVHDKLTEEIGKPPSPFDLGDLKWGAELAIDQRLTPLAYGLWQQFFAPSLPGVKLEWNRPRLAWPRLFTGVFPLRLVREDG
- a CDS encoding glycoside hydrolase family 38 C-terminal domain-containing protein; the encoded protein is MQDLQRLWVRWKELLAWQNLEAQPIRGEFQAAGGPRVSIQPGDLWPDRSFPVRFFFEVTVPPPWAGKPVWIRIKPGGEGLLLANDRPLGGLNPYHAEYPLLEPAQGDEKIRLEVEAVPKGVFGSPVQEPRLEQATLLVPDLQVRALCTDLACALEAVPYLAPDLAQHLLDVLSETFSRIELPRSPAQAYLNQLERSAWAQETAKLWEEWRFEGPGLPLQEGHRKSLEAARDFFRQALAHLRQRYPASGKLLLSGHAHIDLAWLWPIAETRRKIRRTFATVLHLMERYPELHFNQSSAQAYAWLEQDAPALFEQVRARVQEGRWELVGGMWVEPDGQLLSGESWVRQLLYGQRYFQQKFGIRAQVAWLPDTFGFAANLPQLLKQAGLPYFFTTKLNWNETNPFPHDLWEWEGLDGSRVLAHGFWNPNEGYNGRLEALDLAGTWKNFKGKRYHDTSLLTFGYGDGGGGPSAEMMERYARYREFPGLPSVEIGRIDGFYRGVERRGAGLGEAQGTRNGQGAGEKGEENGEGFMGPWPLPTWSGELYLELHRATYTTQAALKALNQRLEQTLLEAEMAWTLASLKKIDPRLTLDEPSYPARDLEGLWKVLLLHQFHDILPGSSIHSVPKEAAESLRVALIQAEEVRQEALGLLSAEVRKVHPEAVAHLVVWNLSTSPRPLRFKLLRPTEQFFRLLTSTGNEVPYQESGPYILIAAEETVPALGYLALAVVGHLDARRTPAVRVKGLERVLENQHLRLEVAPDGTISRLYDKDHRREVLAGRGNQIWVYTDVPRYWEAWDLDASYVREGREIPATQVKLIEGGPMRAGIWVERKIGASRLEQTYWLWGGSRRLEIETTVHWQERRTLLRALFPVNVRSHEAWFDTAFGAVPRPTHTNTGWDAARFEVPALRWADLSEAGYGVSLLGGFKHGYSARGNVLGLSLLRGAIWPDPLADVGEHHFSYALYPHPGDWRSGTVAQAEDFLAPLLSLALPVHAGGQPSSRQFLRLSPSSLRIAAFKRAEEGFGYILRLYEAHGGRGEVELDLTALGIRSASRVNLLEETEKTLSLRNGHLTLSYAPYQVITLKLEL
- the nagA gene encoding N-acetylglucosamine-6-phosphate deacetylase is translated as MTVLAGTLITPKLSYSGRIVFSEQVEALEPLDAAQDCPERYILPGFIDLHVHGGGGADCMDGEQAVRQMARFHAQHGTTALLATTVTAPLEELEAALRGIAAVVHNPGPGEARVLGVHLEGPFISPERLGAQPPYTLEPSIAIMRYLLSLAPIRVVTLAPERPGALELIRFLTEQGVRVQQGHTAATYAQSLAGFEAGAQGFTHFYNAMTPLRHREPGVVGLGLERARWAEVIPDGLHVHPAAIRALARAIPQTYAVTDAVAAAGRPEGEYRLGRHRVYKKSQGVFLADGTLAGSALTMDRAAYNLRCWGYTVPEVMQITSSFAAQYLGIPHGLEIGRPADLVVLDEQLQLVEVYVRGQKVEVSG